From Herbiconiux flava, one genomic window encodes:
- a CDS encoding NAD-dependent epimerase/dehydratase family protein — MKIVVIGATGNLGTALLRRLADAPAATEVVGVARRIPEEAEPYAGLRWHAVDVGEDTARRRLASILTGADAVVHLAWALQPNHLEHLLWRTNVRGTAAVLGAAADAGVPHVLVASSVGAYSPGPKYRRVDEEWPTGGLPSSHYSRHKAINERALDAFERANPSTVVTRLRPGLVFQADASSEIARLFAGPFVPRRLLGRLRLPVVTLPSQLISQVVHADDVADAFWRAIERQAGGAFNIATEPVVSPDVLAAALGGRAVPVRAAVVRALMWATWKARVQPSDPGWLDIATTVPLMSTERARTVLGWAPTVSAPDALQELLGGLAGARGNAGSPPLGEGGARRAF, encoded by the coding sequence GTGAAGATCGTCGTCATCGGCGCGACCGGCAATCTCGGCACCGCCCTGCTCCGCCGTCTCGCCGACGCGCCCGCCGCCACCGAGGTCGTGGGCGTCGCCCGCCGCATCCCCGAGGAGGCGGAGCCCTACGCCGGGCTGCGCTGGCACGCGGTCGACGTGGGTGAGGACACCGCCCGGCGGCGGCTGGCGAGCATCCTGACCGGCGCCGACGCCGTCGTGCACCTGGCCTGGGCCCTGCAGCCCAACCATCTCGAGCACCTGCTCTGGCGCACCAACGTGCGCGGCACGGCGGCCGTGCTCGGTGCCGCGGCCGACGCGGGCGTGCCGCACGTGCTCGTGGCGTCGTCGGTCGGGGCCTACAGCCCGGGGCCGAAGTACCGCCGGGTCGACGAGGAGTGGCCGACGGGCGGTCTGCCGAGCTCGCACTACTCCCGGCACAAGGCGATCAACGAGCGCGCCCTCGACGCGTTCGAGCGGGCGAACCCGTCGACCGTCGTCACCCGGCTGCGGCCCGGTCTCGTCTTCCAGGCCGACGCGTCCTCGGAGATCGCGCGGCTGTTCGCCGGCCCCTTCGTGCCGCGGCGGCTGCTCGGGCGGCTGCGGCTGCCCGTGGTGACGCTGCCCTCGCAGCTGATCTCGCAGGTCGTGCACGCCGACGACGTGGCCGACGCCTTCTGGCGGGCGATCGAGCGGCAGGCGGGCGGGGCGTTCAACATCGCCACCGAGCCCGTGGTGTCGCCCGACGTGCTGGCGGCGGCGCTCGGCGGGCGGGCGGTGCCCGTCCGTGCGGCCGTCGTCCGGGCGCTGATGTGGGCGACGTGGAAGGCCCGTGTGCAGCCGTCGGACCCGGGCTGGCTCGACATCGCCACCACGGTGCCGCTGATGTCGACCGAGCGGGCCCGCACCGTGCTCGGCTGGGCCCCGACGGTGTCGGCTCCGGATGCACTGCAGGAGCTCCTCGGCGGGCTGGCTGGTGCACGCGGCAACGCCGGGTCGCCGCCACTCGGAGAGGGCGGCGCCCGGCGCGCGTTCTAG
- a CDS encoding DUF3072 domain-containing protein → MSDQNDIDESVAGAAPEGETLGGTHPDPDNSASKDPSDWVTGDEPMTGPQKSYLDTLAREAGEELPADLTKAQASEHIDRLQQSTGRGQ, encoded by the coding sequence ATGAGCGACCAGAACGACATCGACGAATCCGTGGCAGGGGCGGCGCCCGAGGGCGAGACCCTGGGCGGCACCCACCCCGACCCCGACAACAGTGCGAGCAAGGACCCGAGCGACTGGGTCACCGGCGACGAGCCGATGACCGGCCCGCAGAAGAGCTACCTCGACACCCTCGCCCGCGAGGCGGGGGAGGAGCTGCCCGCCGACCTGACCAAGGCGCAGGCCTCCGAGCACATCGACCGGTTGCAGCAGAGCACCGGCCGCGGTCAGTGA